In Mycoavidus cysteinexigens, a genomic segment contains:
- a CDS encoding cytosolic protein, with protein sequence MTAQLANPPFHADAAWKNALNAYFPEFMQFFYQELAQKIAWEAKYEMLDQELQRFTEKSQIGKRLVDKLIKVRLKNGVECYLLLHIEVQGNYETGFAQRLFEYFYRLHERYGQWALTLVILADDRTGWRPQDFSIQACGYQVNRFQFLTSKLLDYRGQEKGLLAQANPFGMMVAAHLAALQTRTDPNARYRHKYRLTRFLYEKGMARESILNLYRFIDAVLTLPKEFEIIYNSSIKQLEKESEMEYEYITSAERIGMEQGLKEGVKEGLEKGRQENRQILSNLLIAQLQCKFKNLAEPYLQKLNEADVDTLRQWGERIFMAQTLDEVF encoded by the coding sequence ATGACGGCCCAACTTGCTAATCCACCCTTTCATGCGGATGCAGCATGGAAGAATGCACTAAATGCGTATTTCCCAGAATTTATGCAATTTTTCTATCAAGAACTGGCGCAAAAAATTGCTTGGGAAGCGAAATACGAAATGCTCGACCAAGAATTACAACGCTTCACTGAAAAGAGCCAAATCGGCAAACGGCTGGTCGATAAACTGATCAAAGTACGTTTAAAAAATGGCGTGGAGTGTTATTTGCTGCTGCATATTGAAGTGCAAGGCAATTATGAAACAGGCTTTGCGCAAAGATTATTTGAGTACTTTTATCGTCTGCATGAACGTTATGGTCAGTGGGCATTGACACTGGTGATTTTGGCCGATGATCGCACTGGATGGCGACCTCAGGATTTTTCGATCCAAGCGTGCGGCTATCAAGTGAACCGCTTTCAGTTTCTGACGAGCAAGCTACTCGATTATCGCGGTCAAGAAAAAGGGTTGTTAGCGCAGGCAAATCCTTTTGGCATGATGGTTGCAGCGCACCTTGCTGCGTTGCAAACGCGGACTGACCCGAACGCGCGTTACCGGCATAAATATCGGTTAACGCGCTTTCTTTACGAAAAAGGCATGGCGCGCGAAAGCATACTCAACCTTTATCGGTTTATTGACGCCGTCTTAACCTTGCCCAAAGAGTTTGAAATTATCTATAATAGTTCAATTAAACAACTTGAGAAGGAGTCTGAAATGGAATATGAATATATTACGAGTGCTGAGCGTATTGGTATGGAGCAAGGACTTAAAGAAGGGGTTAAAGAAGGACTTGAAAAAGGCCGACAAGAAAACAGGCAGATATTGAGTAATTTGTTGATAGCCCAACTACAGTGTAAGTTTAAAAACTTAGCCGAACCTTATCTGCAGAAATTGAATGAAGCCGATGTAGATACTTTGCGTCAATGGGGCGAACGGATTTTTATGGCGCAAACACTTGATGAGGTTTTTTAA
- the mltB gene encoding lytic murein transglycosylase B, with protein MMTAMRILALLANRYVFFPGMFLSGMFVAGSALIAGCTPAQSQAETSAQQTPAAKRYQNNPAVEAFISDLAARHQFEPSALRALFEQAKYSDAVIKLEQPSPTPAPRNWHAYQSRFLNAERINAGVHFWRTHQAALQRAYQEFGVPPEIIVGIIGVETFYGRNMGNYPVLDVLTTLTFDYPARPNQLERGALFRKNLEAFLLWTRAAGLDPTRILGSYNGAVGIAQFMPSSVMQYAIDYDGDQKVDLYTSVVDAIGSIANYLRQHGWEAGRPVIWEIASDNGSLGIAQAGADGKIEPRRKLRELIKAGLLLNEKIDIEAESDTLVNIIDLPIPQQPTEYKLGLRNFAVITNYNRSFFYALSVYQLGQQVKQRLQMNETSRAMAIFPPLAL; from the coding sequence ATGATGACTGCGATGCGCATCTTAGCTCTTCTCGCTAACCGCTATGTATTTTTCCCTGGCATGTTTCTAAGCGGGATGTTTGTGGCGGGCAGCGCGCTCATAGCGGGCTGTACGCCAGCCCAATCTCAAGCTGAAACATCCGCGCAACAAACTCCCGCAGCAAAACGCTATCAAAACAATCCGGCAGTCGAGGCTTTTATCAGTGATCTGGCAGCACGCCATCAGTTTGAGCCGAGCGCGCTGCGCGCGCTTTTTGAGCAGGCTAAATATTCAGACGCGGTGATCAAACTTGAACAGCCCTCGCCCACCCCAGCACCGCGTAACTGGCATGCCTATCAGTCACGCTTTCTTAACGCAGAGCGCATCAATGCTGGCGTGCACTTCTGGCGTACTCATCAAGCCGCTTTGCAACGCGCGTACCAAGAATTTGGGGTGCCGCCTGAAATTATTGTGGGGATTATTGGCGTTGAGACTTTCTATGGCCGCAATATGGGCAATTACCCTGTATTGGATGTTTTAACAACTCTGACTTTTGACTATCCAGCGCGGCCAAATCAGTTAGAGCGCGGAGCCCTATTTCGTAAAAATTTAGAGGCTTTTTTACTTTGGACACGCGCGGCAGGCCTTGACCCGACTCGAATTTTAGGCTCTTACAATGGAGCGGTAGGAATTGCGCAATTTATGCCCAGCAGTGTTATGCAATATGCAATTGATTATGATGGCGACCAGAAGGTGGATTTATATACGAGTGTCGTTGATGCCATTGGCAGCATTGCTAATTACTTGCGCCAACACGGCTGGGAAGCCGGTCGGCCCGTGATCTGGGAAATTGCCTCTGATAACGGTAGTCTAGGCATTGCGCAGGCAGGCGCGGATGGAAAAATTGAACCCCGCCGGAAGCTACGCGAATTAATTAAAGCAGGCCTATTATTGAATGAAAAAATCGATATAGAAGCTGAATCAGACACTTTGGTCAATATTATTGATCTGCCCATTCCTCAGCAGCCAACCGAATATAAGCTCGGCCTACGTAATTTTGCCGTGATCACTAACTATAATCGCAGCTTTTTTTATGCCCTAAGCGTTTACCAGCTTGGTCAGCAAGTTAAGCAGCGTTTACAAATGAACGAAACCTCTCGTGCTATGGCGATCTTTCCTCCGCTTGCTCTTTAG
- a CDS encoding Fic family protein, which translates to MKRTLQGRYVTISTTGEKARAFVPAPLPPCPPIAWTAELRRKFDQALLALGQLDSVSTLLPDTSLFLYMYVRKEAVLSSMIEGTQSSLSDLLMFELDQMPGVPLDDVREVSHYVAALEHGLRLLKEGLPLSLRLIREVHSVLLAEGRGCKLTPGEFRRSQNWIGGTRPGNAAFVPPPAEEVLACMSKLELFLHDQPEPTPVLLKAALAHVQFETIHPFLDGNGRLGRLLITLLLYEQKVLREPMLYLSLYFKTHRQYYYELLNNVRLTGDWEAWLDFFTEAITVTATQAVETAQQLLELLAQDREKMNRLGRAAPSTLQIHRVLIERPVTTSGRLVEKTGLTPTTVNKALAHMEKLGIVQALTSQKRNRLFSYARYIKIVDRGIGPLEK; encoded by the coding sequence ATGAAACGAACGCTCCAAGGCCGCTATGTCACGATATCGACAACGGGCGAAAAAGCGCGGGCCTTCGTACCTGCGCCGCTTCCGCCTTGCCCACCTATCGCTTGGACTGCTGAATTGCGCAGAAAATTCGACCAAGCGTTACTTGCGCTAGGACAGTTGGATAGCGTATCAACGTTGCTACCTGACACCTCGCTTTTTCTCTACATGTATGTTCGTAAGGAGGCGGTGCTCTCGTCCATGATCGAAGGAACGCAATCTTCACTCTCCGATTTGTTGATGTTCGAGCTAGATCAAATGCCGGGCGTCCCATTAGATGATGTACGTGAAGTGAGTCATTATGTCGCAGCACTCGAACATGGTTTGCGCCTGCTCAAAGAAGGGCTACCATTGTCGTTGCGGCTGATTCGAGAAGTGCACAGCGTTTTGTTAGCAGAGGGCCGTGGTTGTAAGCTAACACCAGGGGAATTTCGACGCAGCCAAAACTGGATTGGGGGTACACGGCCAGGCAATGCGGCTTTTGTTCCACCTCCTGCGGAGGAAGTGCTAGCATGTATGAGCAAGCTCGAGCTATTTCTCCATGATCAGCCAGAGCCAACGCCAGTCTTGCTTAAAGCAGCGTTAGCGCATGTGCAGTTTGAAACGATCCACCCATTTCTCGATGGTAATGGTCGCTTGGGCCGCCTCCTGATCACGTTGCTCTTATATGAACAGAAGGTGTTACGAGAACCCATGCTCTATCTAAGCCTCTATTTCAAAACTCATCGCCAATACTATTATGAGCTGCTCAATAATGTCCGCTTGACTGGTGACTGGGAAGCCTGGCTCGATTTTTTTACTGAAGCCATTACTGTTACCGCTACCCAGGCAGTAGAAACGGCGCAACAACTTCTCGAATTGCTCGCTCAGGATCGAGAAAAAATGAATCGGCTGGGCAGAGCGGCACCTTCTACTTTGCAAATCCACCGAGTACTCATAGAGCGTCCTGTTACCACTTCGGGTCGGTTAGTAGAGAAAACAGGTCTAACACCAACCACTGTCAATAAGGCATTGGCTCACATGGAAAAACTAGGTATCGTACAAGCACTCACCTCCCAGAAGCGAAACCGCCTGTTCAGTTATGCAAGGTATATAAAAATAGTAGATCGAGGCATAGGGCCATTGGAAAAATGA